Genomic DNA from Brassica rapa cultivar Chiifu-401-42 chromosome A04, CAAS_Brap_v3.01, whole genome shotgun sequence:
TCTTCTGAAAAAACATTGTTGCCGTTAAAGAGTCTTAAGACTTTAATTTCGTATCTTAATGTTAGTAATCTTTGTGTAACTGATATACTTTAGTGATTTATGCTAATGTAGTGCTGATGCTGCATCGCTACACTATACACCCAATAGTTCTTGATTGGAATCATATCTTATGTTTTTAGACTTTTTGATTTCTATTATTTATGATATGTATATATCCAGTCTAAATAATACTTCTTTGAGCGGACATAAacaatttcttatatatatatatagatatatttgaTATTTACCATACTTTAGTAAGATATCTAGataaaaatgatatatgaaaacaataaaGTAAAACTCAAATAATTAGACACAACGATATGGAATTAGttattgtaaaaaaaatcaagaaagtaTAAAATATCTGCTATATGGTATAGATATTATGTACGTTTAAGAATGAAATTTCAAGACCATGAATTGTAAGTTATTTCTTCCATATTTAATGATAAATGTATTAGAGTAGTCGCATGGTAAAAAACTGAGCAGTATTTAAGAGACAAATAATggagataaataaaaaatctttttttacgTCAAATAAAAAAGTCGTTATGTAACtggatgaatttttttttccgtaGTCGtctaatctattatataataggaGAGTTTATCTCCCTTTAAAGTGACACGTCGACAGTGGGTCCcacgttttttattttttttacgcTCACGAGTGGGCTTTGTCTGGGGTTAATCACATTTATATAGATTTGATTTTGTTTGGGCTTTTTTTGACAGATAATTTGTTTGGCCTGTTACCTTCCTACGTTAACACCAGCTAGGGTTTCATTCCTCTCAGAGATTGTTCTGCGACAAAGGGGCGCTTCCTCATCCAATGAATTCAATTTTGAAACTCATCTCTTCGACTCCTCCAAACACGTTCAATGCCGCTGAAACGATTTCACTTCCTACAACCCTTCTCCAGGCTCCATTATATAAAGGTCTTCTAAGGTTAGCACTCATTTGCCTCTTACTTTGTCTCCTCTACTCTTTTCCCTTTGTTTGACTCTGAAACCTCCGTTCCCAAAATGGCTTCATCGCCGTCGTCGCCCACTCTACTTTCATTCGTTGGGATTCCTGAAACATCAAGAAGAATGGAGAGTTCATGGGGATCACGATTCTTCTCCTCGATGAATTGGTGCTGACTGTTTAGAATCTATTTGTTAGCTTTTCGTTTCtttatttatgaaaaagttcaaaaatatgATCTTCTTTTATTTTCCTGCAGGACTCGGTCATTCATTCCcgctaacatatttttcaactCGCAGATGTTGCAGGTGAAATACACTCCGTCCAGGGGCCGATCTCAGGAGCAATGCAGCAACCACCAGAGTTGTGGTCCGCCTCTTAATCGAACCGTAAGTAATATTTTACTTTCTTTTCAACTCTCTTTATGCTCTCAAGTTGTGAAGCAACTTAGTAAAGCTTTAGACTTTGTTGTTTTGGTTAGCTTTTCCCTCTGAAATGAGTCTACTCTACTGCTTGATGGCTGATTAGTTCAttgttgtgttttgtttttcttatgaGTTGCAACTGTCTACTTATTGTTTCCCCAACAGGGATGTAACTGTCTACTTGTCTTTGTGGGACGAGGCTACATCAACCTTCAGAGGTCTCTTGAAAGGAGGGGATAAATCCCAGTCGGTGGTGACTACGGTTAATCCAAAACTATTTGGAGGTAAGGACCTTCTACTTTCTGCTTCATGCCAAACTGATCTCATACGCGTTTACACCAAGAATCCCCTTACATGTTGATTTAtctcacaatttgttttttttttctttaaaccaGAGAACCTATACTTAAACTCCACACCAGGGGCTATCTTCGTTTTTGACTCCAGCCTCTCTGAAATAACAGAGTTTGTCAGCAGGTAAAAACAGCATACTGAAGTAGTTACAGATACATTATTAATTTCGATAACATTTCACTGGTAAgtattataactttttaataCTGCTGACGTACTGCAGGCTGCAAACGGTGGAGAGGAGAATCTCCCAAGCTGCCTTGAAGAGCTAACTGAGAAGGAGTTTGTGTTCCAGATCCATGTCACAACTTTCAACTTCACACCCAACCACCGTATTTTCACTGTCCCCACCATCACTGAAGATACCATCTTAGGAACCCATGGCAAGGTTGTCCTATTTTACTTGTCGATATGTTTATTGTTTGGACCTTTTGTTTAAAGCTGACGTACATGTATCTCAGGGGCACTGTGAGAATATTCTTCCAAGCAGTGAAGTTGACGTAAGATTGGAATCATCACCTTCGGGCCCGTCTGTTTTGGGTGAGAATGTCAGGGAGGAATTTGCTACAGCAGATCCTCCAGAGATTTCAGCCGCTCAGAACAACCGCAAGGGCCGCCGTGCGTGAATGAAATGATCTAATTCCTATCAGCCCGTCAACCGTTTTGTCTAtgcgttttaaaaaaaactactacTACCTTTGTTTCTCATGTTAAACTTTGGATATTTTTCCCTTGCATGTTTGCTtctgttcggatatttaattttggtttggattaCTTATGAAATGTTGACGGTTCTAATTGATACAAGATTTGGCACTGGTGTATTgtttactttattatttatatatatatacttcctAGGTCATGATCTTATAATCttcataaaacaaataattaaaaccTCAGGGTTTCTGCTTTTTTAAACGACTTATTTATACATGGTTACCTATTTACCTAAATAATAGTTGTTTTGAAGGCGTTGCCGTTGATGTTCAGCGCTGTTTTACGCTTTCAATACGTCTTCTGCAAAAgggataatattaaaaaaaatgtccAGATCCTGAGATCTGGCTCCTGTTTGCATTTCACCTTGAAATTTGTATTATTCCAAGCATGTATAGCCAAGCAAAGCAAAGGCACGACAAGATGGCTAAGAAAAATAAGTATATGAGAGATGCTTTTAGATATTAAACTACAACTCAGCGTGACTACAACAAGCTTTTTGTTGTCCATAGTATTTAAAAGTCACACATGAAAGTTTCTAACATCAAAACAAGATACAAGAGAATTCATCATCACATATTTCCCAATCACAAAGACTCAAACTTGACAcaacttttttttctatttcaccAAGACTGCCAGACTTGTGGTTTCCATTTCTTAAGGCCAAGAGAATGTATCGACAACGCAGACCTCTGGAAGAAAGTAACAGATCATAGAGATTGGTCTATGGGAATGTGTTCTTCGATGTTAACGTGCCGGATTCCAGGAACAAGTTCTTGGATCTCTTTCTCTAACCGTTCAACTTCACTTCCTAAAGCTGTTACAACCTCCTCACCTGCAACAATGATTTTAATCAGGTTTCCTTTCTAGCTAGGAGAATAAAACAATGACAAATACGTAAGTATAACTTGGTGCACTACATACCGTCGTTTGACATAACATTGAGCATTCCAGAATCATCTCCTCCTTTTGCAGCCTCGCGAAACTGAACAAACACAACTATCAGAAATTTTTATCATAACCTAATGGTATTGTTCATCTTCAGCGAAAAAAGCACagctattaaataaaaaaagttgcaCATTTAGTTACCTGTTTTGCCCACTGTTCACGCCCAGTTCTCTTAAGATAGTTTTGAACAACAACTAGCTGCACATTTTGTCTCCACTTAGGTCTAGCGAGATTGAAGGCCGGTTCTTTTGGGAACAACattttaaaatcaagttttaaCTTCATCAATATATTGGGCGATAATACACCATaacaatccttttttttttaacctatTCCAGACTTTGTTTCTCCACCACAACTCATTTTTATCAAATTCAAGTTTAAACCCTAAAAATAACTAATTTggaaacaattttatttttaaattccaagcgttatttttttttggcaaacaacaaagaattaattatttttagtataaGTAGCTATTTTTTAAaaccatattttattttttcccaCCAAGgctattttcaaaaatatactaATAACTCATTCAGGAGACACTAAACCAACCCtataaaactaagttttttacaTGAAAAAGCTAAAAACACTAATGTTAGATCAATTCATTACaaataaacaatttcaaatatCAACAAATAAGAAACCACCAGGTATACTAATTAGGGGTGGACTTTCGGACACCCATTTGGGTTTGGGTTCGGTTTCGGGTTTATTCgggttttgggttttcggggtcaaataTTTCAGCCCTATTCGGGTATTTCAAAAtttcagttcagatctttgcGAGTTCGGTTTGGCTTCAGCTTACCcattaaatttctttttgaaaattttaaaattaattatatactagaaatttcaaaaaaaaaaaaataaacaaaatagtatattacatataatttgaataacatatgtcaaaaaaacctaaacttaacatataatttggtttgctttgaatatttggatacaaaatcaatagatattttaagttttttagtgttttgagtatattttaactaatttagacatttacttttgaatatttgtaaatattttataagtattttggaTAGTTTAAACATATCTTatatgttttgaatatttttaatataaataaaatctaaaaataattaacataattaTGTTTATAAATCTCTTTCGGATACATTCGGGTACTctaaatattttggtttaggtcgagttcggtttcggttctctAGATACCAGAATTTTAAGCCCGtttggatatttaatcaattttttttcggATTCGGTACTACTTTTTCGGATCGGGACCGGTTCGGTTCTTCTGATTCAGGTTTTTTGCCCAGTCCTAATACTAATATCAACCTAAACAATCTGTGTGCCTTCGACTCTTCCATTCATCACCATTATAGACCACATgtaaacaaaagtaaaaaaaaaaaagcaaatgaCAAAATTCCGTACACAAAAATAACACAAACACAACACATCAATAACGTATCCGGtcccgcgcttgcgcgggggcTATGCCCCTAGTTTATCAAATGAAGGTCCAAATAGAAAACAATTTACAAAACACACTTTTCATCATAGATTCATAATTAAATGAAAACAGAACAATAAAAATCTCTATTTCGCTTTATCATCATCATTTACCCACTTTTCCCCCATTACTAATCACCTAATTTCTCTCTAATTTCCTCTCAAATAAAATAGGtatatttgtaatttaaaataataaaaaattagaaaagtaAAAAACATTGGTACAATCAACCATACATACTAATTAAACCAACATTATTAccaaaattaacaaatatatttgaaCAAAACTGAATTCCAGCTGAAACCAATCAACCGTACCGGTCGAACCGAAAGCTCTGGTTAAAACCTATACATTTACCGAATGGTGGTGGAAGTAGAGGGTTAAAAAGTCAGTTAAAAAAAGTAGTGGAAAACGAGGTGAGCCGAATTTGAAGGAGCCTTTGGACCCGTTTTAGCTACGCTTCTCCTTCAatttgtttctctcttcttcttccgtttCATTCTTCGCTCGGGCTTCCTTCAGTTTTCGATCCCAGGTAATTTTCTACACTCTTCATTTGATTTGTTACATTGTAATGcgagtttttgttgttattgcATCTGGTGTCTGTCTTGTTATCATTGCTTCCTCTATTGGTGTCATGTCGATTCCACCTCAATATCCTTTGAGATGTTCTCCGATCTGTGTTTAGTAATCatcttattttttcttatttgtttaaTAGACCAGAAtcttcaactatttttatttttattacattg
This window encodes:
- the LOC103865615 gene encoding metal tolerance protein C4: MKLKLDFKMLFPKEPAFNLARPKWRQNVQLVVVQNYLKRTGREQWAKQFREAAKGGDDSGMLNVMSNDGEEVVTALGSEVERLEKEIQELVPGIRHVNIEEHIPIDQSL